A single region of the Prevotella sp. HUN102 genome encodes:
- a CDS encoding choice-of-anchor J domain-containing protein has translation MKKLSLLAFCGTVLIAAPMNAQVSFDNLSAEQMEVLRKFEVMKQQSEQQRTDGFSVGMKTNAPQKLKNPMRFGQKTVVNRAAATQRRKATTEIFAAGWSNTLRSQAEFDQFSVIDANADGKTWAFRPYDEGGETMYQYSTTNQADDWMISPGLQMKAGKTYYVEFKTRCVQSTYAEKIEVKYGTAATAEAMINEILPVTEVANTSYNTHQKMIKPSADGVYYIGFHAVSDAFKINLMVADVSVVAAPEPKSPAGVTNATVTADPSAALKATITFNNPTLAFDGSALGSITGVKIMSSGEQKANLPTTAIGGAMSFVDESLKNPGIAHYTIVPYNEFGDGKAVSVSAYIGLDSPAAPENVVLSNDPESMVLSWNPSKAAHNGVIVQDDISYNIYTVVYDNYGSAVLDKKKGSTPDGETSFSVGQGADEGKPAVLELAVEAENGSGTSDGFTVSNSVLLGRPDKAPFDESFADATPAKLLIPFGEGTGVSYGQAGAGFTVDEDANGDGGSAYLQTLSSDSVGFYTYKVNLANTTQPKLVFSKKTGADVGTFYAYAEKADGTRVNLLEEDLSAVAPSEGWKTYKYDLSQFKDERYILVGFAYAEMSGGFVQHNIYIDDIHVGDLVAKDLKASVSAPAKLERGASSSATVRINNIGDEDVDSYRVLVTADGKEIYNEVVSEPLASYKNKIIEVPFTVNSLTEGSYFNILVKVTADNDANEDNDEVQHSVEIKEPSVSPVENLAAENVVGAGKMDIRLTWDKPSPLVEKTESFEVYEDWNIADDGLGPWIRKDMDGGATGGNFVYNGNTEVTYENMGERFAYIVFNDHNFGGYDLQNLGIKSFAAHAGDKCLASMWGAAFDFASGEYQNCDNNDWLISPEFAGGSVSFWAKNLVARSADGNTYDLKQAVEVLYSTTDQEVGSFTSIDTCYAEGGEWKQFTVNVPAGAKYFALRNVTDVKNTFLLLLDDVTYTVNGGEAVSYNVYRDGVFIGNTTSLTFTDANVADVPHTYQVVAVYGNGQESSPRSVSTVTSGITTVEPAADKPFDVYAVNGVRVLQGATSLNGLPKGIYIVNNQKVVVK, from the coding sequence ATGAAGAAACTCTCACTCCTTGCATTTTGTGGTACAGTGCTGATAGCAGCACCGATGAATGCACAAGTTAGTTTCGATAATCTTTCGGCCGAACAGATGGAAGTGCTTCGCAAGTTTGAAGTTATGAAACAGCAGAGCGAGCAGCAGCGTACCGACGGTTTTTCGGTCGGTATGAAGACAAATGCTCCTCAGAAGTTGAAGAATCCGATGAGATTCGGGCAGAAGACAGTTGTTAATCGTGCAGCAGCTACACAGCGCAGAAAGGCTACAACGGAAATCTTTGCTGCCGGATGGAGCAACACCCTCCGTTCACAGGCTGAATTTGATCAGTTCTCTGTTATCGACGCCAATGCAGACGGCAAGACGTGGGCATTCAGACCATACGATGAAGGCGGCGAAACGATGTACCAATACAGTACGACTAATCAGGCTGACGACTGGATGATTTCCCCGGGATTGCAGATGAAGGCTGGCAAAACCTACTATGTTGAGTTCAAGACCCGTTGCGTTCAGTCTACCTATGCCGAGAAGATAGAAGTGAAATACGGCACGGCGGCTACGGCCGAAGCTATGATTAATGAGATTCTGCCTGTAACGGAAGTGGCAAACACGAGCTACAACACGCACCAGAAGATGATTAAGCCGAGTGCCGACGGTGTTTACTACATTGGTTTCCACGCTGTCAGCGATGCGTTCAAGATTAATCTGATGGTGGCCGACGTGTCGGTTGTTGCAGCACCGGAGCCTAAATCGCCGGCAGGTGTAACGAATGCGACCGTAACTGCCGATCCTTCTGCGGCATTGAAGGCAACGATTACTTTCAACAATCCAACGCTTGCATTCGACGGAAGCGCACTCGGTTCCATCACGGGCGTGAAAATAATGAGCAGTGGCGAGCAGAAAGCAAACCTTCCTACAACTGCGATTGGCGGTGCTATGTCATTCGTAGACGAGTCTCTCAAGAACCCGGGTATTGCGCATTACACCATCGTGCCTTACAACGAGTTTGGCGACGGAAAGGCAGTAAGCGTGTCGGCTTACATTGGGCTTGATTCGCCTGCCGCACCTGAAAACGTAGTGCTTTCCAATGATCCTGAAAGTATGGTGCTCAGTTGGAATCCGTCAAAGGCAGCTCATAACGGCGTGATTGTTCAGGACGATATCTCTTACAATATCTATACAGTTGTCTACGATAATTATGGTTCGGCTGTGCTGGATAAGAAGAAGGGCAGCACGCCAGACGGCGAAACGTCCTTTAGCGTTGGTCAGGGAGCCGATGAGGGCAAGCCTGCCGTACTCGAGTTGGCCGTAGAGGCAGAGAATGGTTCGGGCACAAGCGACGGCTTTACCGTTTCCAATTCCGTCTTGCTCGGCAGGCCCGACAAAGCTCCGTTCGACGAATCATTTGCAGATGCCACACCTGCAAAGTTGCTGATACCATTCGGAGAAGGAACCGGCGTCAGTTATGGACAGGCCGGTGCTGGTTTCACGGTCGATGAAGACGCAAACGGAGATGGTGGGTCGGCATATTTGCAGACATTGTCGAGCGACAGCGTGGGATTCTACACCTACAAGGTAAATCTTGCCAATACCACGCAGCCCAAACTCGTGTTCAGCAAAAAGACCGGTGCCGACGTTGGCACATTCTACGCCTATGCTGAAAAGGCAGATGGCACGAGAGTGAACTTGTTGGAGGAAGACTTGTCGGCAGTAGCTCCGTCGGAGGGTTGGAAGACATACAAGTACGACCTTTCGCAATTCAAGGACGAACGCTACATATTGGTGGGCTTTGCATACGCCGAAATGTCAGGTGGATTCGTGCAGCACAATATCTACATTGACGATATCCACGTTGGCGACCTTGTGGCAAAGGATTTGAAGGCTTCCGTCTCTGCGCCTGCAAAGTTGGAACGTGGTGCTTCCTCTTCGGCTACGGTGCGTATCAACAATATCGGCGACGAGGATGTAGACAGCTATCGTGTCTTGGTAACTGCTGATGGTAAGGAAATCTACAATGAAGTTGTCAGCGAGCCGTTGGCTTCTTATAAGAATAAGATAATAGAGGTGCCGTTTACCGTGAACAGTCTGACGGAAGGCAGTTATTTCAACATTCTGGTAAAGGTAACAGCCGACAACGATGCGAATGAGGACAACGACGAGGTGCAGCATTCCGTTGAAATCAAAGAACCGAGTGTTTCTCCAGTAGAAAATCTTGCTGCTGAAAACGTGGTTGGTGCTGGCAAGATGGACATCAGGCTCACTTGGGACAAGCCTTCTCCACTCGTAGAAAAGACGGAAAGTTTTGAAGTCTACGAAGACTGGAACATTGCCGACGACGGTCTCGGCCCTTGGATTAGAAAGGATATGGACGGTGGTGCCACGGGTGGCAACTTCGTTTACAATGGCAACACCGAAGTAACTTACGAGAATATGGGAGAAAGATTTGCCTACATCGTGTTCAACGACCATAATTTCGGTGGCTACGACTTGCAGAATCTCGGCATCAAGTCGTTCGCTGCCCACGCCGGCGACAAGTGTCTGGCATCTATGTGGGGTGCAGCCTTCGACTTTGCATCGGGCGAATATCAGAACTGCGACAACAACGACTGGCTTATTTCTCCGGAATTTGCAGGTGGTTCGGTAAGTTTCTGGGCAAAGAACCTTGTTGCGAGAAGTGCAGACGGAAATACCTATGACCTCAAGCAGGCCGTGGAAGTGCTTTACTCTACTACCGATCAGGAAGTCGGCAGCTTTACGAGCATCGACACCTGCTATGCCGAAGGTGGCGAATGGAAACAGTTCACGGTAAACGTTCCGGCCGGAGCCAAGTATTTTGCATTGCGCAACGTAACGGATGTGAAGAACACATTCCTCTTGCTGCTCGACGACGTAACCTATACCGTCAATGGCGGAGAGGCCGTAAGCTACAACGTTTACCGCGACGGCGTGTTCATCGGCAATACAACCAGTCTGACATTTACCGATGCAAATGTTGCAGACGTGCCTCATACCTATCAGGTTGTGGCCGTTTATGGCAATGGTCAGGAGTCATCGCCACGCAGCGTATCAACCGTAACTTCGGGCATTACGACCGTTGAGCCTGCTGCCGATAAGCCGTTTGATGTTTATGCTGTGAACGGTGTGCGCGTACTTCAGGGCGCAACATCGCTCAATGGGCTGCCAAAGGGCATTTACATCGTAAACAATCAGAAAGTTGTTGTGAAGTAA
- a CDS encoding YccF domain-containing protein: MKILGNVIWLVFGGFESAMAYFASGLAMMLTIIGIPFGIQAFKLGLYVLWPFGFKVVPKEGGHGCLDTLMNIIWFFIGGIWIWLIHVFFGCLLFITIIGIPFARKQFEMAGLAFHPFGSRVVEDM; encoded by the coding sequence ATGAAGATATTAGGAAACGTTATTTGGCTTGTTTTCGGCGGTTTTGAGTCTGCAATGGCATATTTTGCATCGGGTTTGGCTATGATGCTTACCATCATCGGCATCCCGTTCGGCATACAGGCTTTCAAGTTGGGATTGTACGTGCTGTGGCCTTTCGGCTTCAAGGTTGTGCCAAAAGAGGGGGGACACGGCTGCCTTGACACGCTGATGAACATTATCTGGTTTTTCATCGGCGGCATCTGGATATGGCTTATCCACGTGTTCTTCGGTTGTCTGCTCTTCATTACGATTATTGGCATTCCGTTTGCGAGGAAGCAGTTCGAGATGGCGGGGCTTGCCTTCCATCCGTTCGGAAGCAGGGTTGTGGAAGATATGTAA
- a CDS encoding DIP1984 family protein: MKLAEALSIRKDLSRKIEQIKSRLLSNVRLQQDDKPAEEPEELFKELDSCLVQLQSLIARINKTNMNTVSEGRTLTEMMAEKEVLGKRIEILRAVFDKGNETQDRYSRTEIKMVTVIDIKALNKQIEKLSEQLRKLDIKIQGLNFLTDLME; this comes from the coding sequence ATGAAACTGGCAGAAGCATTGTCAATCCGAAAGGATTTGAGCAGAAAGATAGAACAGATAAAGAGCAGACTGTTGAGCAACGTCCGCTTGCAGCAGGACGACAAGCCGGCAGAAGAGCCTGAAGAACTTTTTAAGGAACTGGACAGTTGTCTGGTGCAGTTACAGTCGCTGATTGCGCGTATCAATAAAACGAATATGAACACGGTTTCGGAAGGTAGGACGCTGACGGAGATGATGGCCGAGAAGGAGGTGCTCGGGAAGCGCATTGAGATTCTCCGTGCCGTGTTTGACAAGGGGAACGAAACGCAAGACCGGTATTCGCGCACCGAAATCAAGATGGTTACGGTGATTGACATCAAGGCGTTGAACAAGCAGATAGAGAAACTTTCAGAGCAGTTGCGCAAACTTGACATCAAGATACAGGGTTTGAATTTCCTCACGGATCTGATGGAGTAA
- a CDS encoding YihY/virulence factor BrkB family protein produces MNIARIKHFLKIGMWRTSEDDSSKRSLWLRLFQKMYLAVKFFFERGHIDYATQLSFSTILAIVPIFSLIFAIAKGFGFAVYIEQQCRVLLSSQPDVADWLIQLSNSYLLHAQAGLFIGIGLIFMLYSVISLINTIERVFDSIWQVKGARPWNRVFTDYTAMMFLIPIAIIIMSGLSIYLYGFANQLKDYWVVGSLALFVINYILPWFIMSLIFIVLYIFMPNTKVKLSKVIVPGLIAGALMLILQWFYIHGQILLTSYNAIYGSLAALPLFMLWMQISWYICLFCAELCYTNQNLEFYEYLIESKNVSHKNKLLMSAIILSHICRRFAAGQRPYTALELKTLTKIPIRITTDILYKLCEVNLIAENSSLESDEITFSPTRDTNQITVGKMIDLLESYPHDKYDYLNLDPDETMGNETMEEVRTIRAAYVGNLNNILIKDLVK; encoded by the coding sequence ATGAATATAGCACGAATCAAACATTTCCTGAAGATTGGAATGTGGCGAACGAGCGAAGACGACTCGTCAAAGCGTAGTTTATGGCTGCGTCTCTTCCAAAAGATGTATCTTGCCGTGAAGTTCTTCTTCGAGCGAGGGCATATCGACTATGCCACGCAGTTGTCTTTCAGCACCATTCTCGCCATAGTCCCGATTTTCTCGCTCATCTTTGCCATTGCAAAAGGATTCGGATTCGCAGTCTATATCGAACAGCAATGCAGGGTTCTGCTGTCCAGTCAGCCCGACGTAGCCGACTGGCTCATACAGTTGTCCAATTCCTATCTGCTCCACGCACAGGCAGGGCTGTTCATTGGAATCGGCCTCATCTTTATGCTTTATAGCGTCATATCGCTCATCAACACCATCGAGCGCGTGTTCGACTCCATCTGGCAGGTAAAGGGCGCGCGCCCTTGGAACCGAGTGTTCACGGACTACACGGCAATGATGTTCCTCATCCCAATCGCCATCATCATAATGTCGGGCCTCAGCATCTATCTCTATGGGTTCGCCAACCAACTGAAAGACTATTGGGTAGTGGGAAGTCTGGCTCTATTTGTCATCAACTACATTCTCCCTTGGTTCATAATGTCGCTGATATTCATTGTGCTGTACATATTTATGCCCAACACGAAAGTGAAGCTCTCAAAAGTGATTGTTCCCGGACTGATAGCCGGAGCACTGATGCTCATTCTTCAATGGTTCTACATCCACGGACAGATACTCCTTACCAGCTACAACGCCATCTACGGCTCGTTGGCAGCTCTCCCTCTCTTTATGCTTTGGATGCAGATATCGTGGTATATCTGCCTGTTCTGCGCAGAACTCTGCTACACCAACCAAAACTTGGAGTTCTACGAGTATCTGATTGAATCCAAGAACGTGAGCCACAAGAACAAACTGCTGATGAGTGCGATAATACTGAGCCACATCTGCCGCCGTTTTGCAGCCGGACAGCGTCCATACACGGCATTGGAGCTGAAAACTTTGACAAAGATTCCTATCAGAATCACGACAGACATTCTCTACAAACTCTGCGAAGTAAACCTGATTGCCGAAAACTCATCGCTCGAATCCGACGAAATCACGTTCTCCCCGACACGGGATACCAATCAGATAACCGTAGGAAAGATGATAGATTTACTGGAATCCTATCCACACGACAAGTACGATTACCTCAATCTTGATCCCGACGAAACGATGGGAAACGAAACAATGGAGGAAGTGCGCACCATAAGGGCTGCCTATGTAGGCAATCTGAACAATATTCTGATAAAGGATTTGGTGAAATAA
- a CDS encoding DUF308 domain-containing protein: protein MKLMQSSILRAIIACVVGVLLAQFREESAGWLTVTVGGLFFLSGLFSCIAYFIDKSKIQRANSKAIEEGEEKLQRLPMIPIVGIGSAILGIILAFMHQNFLQWVVYILAAILILGAISQFINLIAASKFARIPLLYWLFPIITLGVGGFILAKRDIETSTQLLIIGWCLIFYGVIELLNTLKIHQMKKAFDKIEENRIVKGTVVSEKEDIEDAVIIADDNKEE from the coding sequence ATGAAACTAATGCAAAGTTCTATTCTCCGTGCCATCATTGCCTGCGTAGTCGGAGTGTTGCTGGCTCAATTCAGAGAAGAGTCGGCCGGATGGCTTACCGTAACAGTCGGAGGATTGTTTTTCCTGTCAGGTTTATTCTCCTGCATAGCCTATTTTATTGATAAATCAAAGATTCAGAGAGCGAACAGTAAGGCGATAGAAGAAGGAGAAGAGAAGCTGCAAAGACTGCCGATGATACCAATAGTTGGAATCGGAAGTGCCATCCTCGGCATCATCCTCGCCTTTATGCACCAGAACTTCTTGCAATGGGTGGTGTATATTCTTGCGGCCATTCTCATTCTCGGCGCAATCAGCCAATTTATCAATCTGATTGCTGCAAGCAAGTTTGCACGTATTCCCCTGCTCTATTGGCTATTCCCGATAATCACGTTAGGTGTTGGAGGCTTTATCTTGGCAAAACGCGACATTGAAACCTCAACACAACTCCTTATTATCGGTTGGTGTCTGATATTCTACGGCGTAATAGAACTATTGAATACCCTTAAGATTCATCAGATGAAAAAGGCTTTCGACAAGATTGAAGAAAATCGGATTGTAAAGGGTACGGTAGTTTCCGAGAAAGAAGACATTGAAGATGCTGTTATCATAGCAGACGACAACAAAGAAGAATAA
- a CDS encoding histidine phosphatase family protein: protein MTTLYLVRHGETVDNANRIMQGHTPGMLNEIGILQAEEVSEKLKDEHFDAFVSSDLRRSIHTCEIIARPHQQDVITTPLLRERDWGSFTGKYIPELANLNDPTKWPEDIEALEAMKNRAGNFLEWIKENFPDRKVLAVGHGIINKAVQSVYFNKPMNEIPPMKNAEIRILEL, encoded by the coding sequence ATGACAACCTTATATTTGGTAAGACACGGCGAAACGGTGGATAATGCCAACCGTATTATGCAGGGACACACGCCCGGTATGCTGAACGAAATTGGTATCTTGCAGGCTGAAGAAGTGTCCGAGAAACTGAAAGATGAGCATTTCGATGCCTTTGTGTCCAGCGATTTGCGACGCAGCATCCATACTTGTGAGATTATTGCCCGTCCGCATCAACAGGATGTTATTACCACTCCTTTATTGAGAGAACGGGACTGGGGCTCGTTTACCGGTAAATACATTCCTGAATTGGCAAACTTGAACGATCCGACGAAATGGCCTGAGGATATAGAAGCACTTGAGGCGATGAAGAACCGGGCAGGTAATTTTCTGGAATGGATAAAAGAAAACTTTCCCGACAGGAAAGTATTGGCAGTAGGACACGGTATTATAAACAAGGCCGTGCAGAGCGTGTACTTCAATAAGCCGATGAATGAGATTCCTCCAATGAAGAATGCCGAGATAAGAATACTCGAATTATAG
- a CDS encoding nucleoside-diphosphate sugar epimerase/dehydratase, giving the protein MNAIRKIFDWYFSKNALPYWVVLLVDCLICYLSGIFVFWLYYHGALTLANIGLLTKTIFVYMIFNLIGFRVFRTYSGIIRYSSFIDLQRVSLAMFLSFVIAEVMHYIVYGWNLEFIRLEGRQIAAMYLVATIGMIAFRILVKSLYDVMFNSDKGVRTLIYGVQEGGIGLAKNIRNESHSKFRLKGFIAHDSAFKGRILMGEKIYIVNEKLGDYLKEMNIQAVLVSPIQVERFRADTELQDILINAGIHIYLTERTKEWDENQDFKNVQLKEISIEDLLPRDEILVDMDAIGNLLNGKRIMITGSAGSIGSEMVRQIAIYKPAELILIDQAETPQHDIRLMMHFNWPDIKVQIIVASISNYDRMESIFRNSKPEYVFHAAAYKHVPMMENNPSESIQNNIWGTKVIADLSVKYGVKKFVMISTDKAVNPTNVMGCSKRICEIYCQSLNKKINAENGSATQFVTTRFGNVLGSNGSVIPLFEKQIKAGGPVTVTDPNIIRFFMLIPEACKLVLEAGTHGKGGEIFVFDMGKPVRIADLAKRMIKLSGATGVEVKYTGLRAGEKLYEEVLSTTENTLPSFHDKIRIAQVREYDFEDVNARIENLIKVSHNYQSMEIVKLMKELVPEYVSNNSEYSVLDKEK; this is encoded by the coding sequence ATGAATGCTATAAGAAAAATCTTTGATTGGTATTTTTCTAAAAACGCTTTACCATATTGGGTAGTGCTTCTTGTGGACTGCCTAATCTGCTATTTGTCTGGCATATTCGTTTTCTGGCTATATTATCACGGAGCCTTAACGCTCGCCAACATAGGATTGCTGACCAAGACCATATTCGTCTATATGATATTCAACCTGATTGGGTTCAGAGTGTTCCGTACCTATTCAGGCATCATCAGGTATTCTTCCTTCATTGATTTGCAGCGTGTCAGCCTTGCAATGTTCCTTTCATTTGTCATTGCTGAGGTAATGCACTACATTGTATATGGATGGAACTTGGAATTTATAAGACTTGAAGGCCGACAGATTGCTGCAATGTACTTGGTTGCCACGATTGGTATGATTGCATTCCGCATTCTTGTCAAGTCGCTCTATGATGTAATGTTCAACTCCGACAAGGGAGTTCGCACCTTGATCTACGGTGTTCAGGAAGGAGGAATCGGACTTGCAAAAAATATCCGCAACGAATCGCACAGCAAATTTCGCCTGAAGGGATTCATTGCTCACGACTCGGCTTTCAAAGGTCGTATCCTTATGGGCGAGAAGATATATATCGTGAATGAGAAATTGGGCGACTATCTGAAGGAAATGAACATTCAGGCAGTATTGGTTTCACCTATTCAAGTGGAACGTTTTCGCGCCGATACCGAATTACAGGATATATTAATCAATGCCGGTATTCATATTTACCTGACAGAACGCACCAAGGAATGGGACGAAAATCAGGATTTCAAGAACGTTCAACTAAAGGAAATCAGCATCGAAGACTTGCTCCCACGCGACGAAATCCTTGTGGATATGGATGCTATCGGCAATCTGCTGAATGGAAAACGAATAATGATTACCGGTTCAGCCGGTTCTATCGGCTCTGAAATGGTAAGACAGATTGCCATTTACAAGCCTGCTGAACTCATCCTTATCGACCAAGCTGAAACACCTCAGCACGATATTCGCCTGATGATGCACTTCAACTGGCCCGACATCAAAGTACAGATTATTGTGGCAAGTATCTCAAACTACGACAGAATGGAATCCATTTTCCGCAACAGCAAACCGGAATACGTATTCCACGCTGCTGCCTACAAGCACGTTCCGATGATGGAAAACAATCCGTCTGAAAGTATTCAGAACAACATTTGGGGCACAAAGGTCATTGCCGACTTGAGCGTTAAGTACGGAGTCAAGAAGTTTGTGATGATTTCCACCGATAAAGCCGTGAATCCAACAAACGTAATGGGCTGCTCCAAGCGCATTTGCGAGATTTATTGCCAGAGCCTCAACAAGAAAATCAATGCGGAAAACGGTAGTGCAACACAGTTCGTTACTACGCGTTTCGGCAATGTATTAGGTTCAAACGGTTCTGTCATTCCGTTGTTTGAAAAGCAGATCAAGGCAGGTGGTCCGGTAACGGTAACCGATCCTAACATCATTCGTTTCTTTATGCTCATTCCGGAGGCCTGCAAACTGGTGCTTGAAGCCGGCACACACGGCAAAGGTGGCGAGATATTTGTGTTCGATATGGGTAAGCCGGTGCGAATTGCCGACCTTGCGAAGCGAATGATTAAGCTGTCGGGAGCAACAGGTGTGGAAGTGAAATATACAGGACTGCGTGCAGGCGAGAAGTTGTATGAAGAAGTTTTGAGCACAACCGAAAACACACTTCCAAGTTTCCACGACAAGATTCGCATTGCTCAGGTCAGAGAATATGATTTTGAGGATGTCAATGCACGAATTGAGAACCTCATAAAGGTAAGCCACAACTACCAAAGTATGGAAATTGTGAAACTTATGAAGGAATTAGTGCCTGAATATGTGAGCAACAACAGTGAATATTCAGTGCTTGACAAGGAAAAGTAA
- the fmt gene encoding methionyl-tRNA formyltransferase has translation MNSKDIRIVFMGTPEFAVETLKTLVENKYNVVGVVTQPDKPVGRHQESLQALAVKQYALSVGLPVLQPVKMKDPDFISQLQELNADIFVVVAFRMLPEVVWAMPRLGTFNIHAALLPQYRGAAPINWAVINGEKETGVTTFFLDKDIDTGRIILQKHFPIPEDANVECVYDGLMKLGADIAVETIELVASKIPETMAKSDFKEILDAISVSQDSLDTSNLKHAPKIFKETCEINWNNSAKHINDFVRGLSPYPGAWAQLCSLNEPKTKSSTVLKIFKTRLTDKPSSGTPGMLHIEKSRLFVNTTDSLLELLEVQLSGKKRMDAGSFLNGFKDLESFCLKSSNSKE, from the coding sequence ATGAACAGTAAAGATATACGTATTGTTTTTATGGGTACGCCGGAGTTTGCAGTTGAGACACTCAAGACTTTGGTAGAGAATAAATATAATGTTGTCGGTGTTGTAACGCAGCCCGACAAGCCAGTCGGACGCCATCAGGAATCGTTGCAGGCACTGGCTGTAAAGCAATATGCGCTGTCAGTTGGGCTTCCAGTCTTGCAGCCTGTAAAGATGAAAGACCCTGATTTCATTTCACAGCTTCAGGAACTTAATGCCGATATTTTTGTAGTAGTAGCTTTCAGAATGCTGCCGGAGGTTGTTTGGGCAATGCCGCGATTAGGAACGTTCAACATTCACGCTGCCTTGCTCCCACAATACAGAGGTGCCGCTCCTATCAACTGGGCTGTGATAAACGGCGAAAAGGAAACAGGCGTTACCACTTTCTTCCTCGACAAAGACATTGATACCGGAAGAATCATCTTACAGAAGCATTTTCCGATTCCGGAAGATGCCAACGTGGAATGCGTATATGACGGACTGATGAAACTCGGAGCCGACATTGCAGTAGAAACTATTGAACTTGTTGCATCAAAGATCCCGGAAACGATGGCTAAATCAGACTTCAAGGAAATCTTGGATGCTATCAGCGTCTCACAAGATAGTTTAGATACATCAAATTTGAAGCACGCACCAAAGATTTTTAAGGAAACTTGCGAAATAAACTGGAACAACTCTGCAAAGCACATTAATGATTTCGTCAGGGGACTGTCGCCATATCCCGGTGCGTGGGCACAACTTTGCAGCTTAAACGAACCGAAAACTAAAAGCTCAACGGTATTGAAAATATTCAAGACAAGGCTAACAGACAAGCCCAGTTCAGGCACTCCAGGAATGCTGCATATAGAGAAATCAAGACTGTTTGTCAATACAACAGACAGTTTATTGGAGCTTCTCGAAGTTCAATTATCGGGCAAAAAGCGAATGGATGCCGGCTCATTCCTCAACGGATTCAAGGATTTGGAATCATTCTGCCTGAAAAGTTCAAACTCAAAAGAATAA